One Synechococcus sp. Nb3U1 genomic window, GCTACTGATCTTGTGCTGGCGGTACAGCTCTTGCGCGGGCTTCCCAAATGCTTGTACAGCCTTTGCCAGGGTTATCTGATACAGCAGATTCCGGTCAATCCCTTGTCCATAAGGTTTTTTGCCGAGCTCAAAGGCCTGCGTAAAGTCAGAAAAGGCTGTATCTTGTACCCCTGACGAATTGTAGGCCATTGCTTGTGAAAATCCAACGCAAGTGACTAGCGGGCCCTTGTCGTAAAGGGCTGTAAACCCTTGGTAGGATGCAAAAATGCCTACTGGGATCCCGCTCCGGTTATGACTGTTTTGGATACTGTGATTTCCTCCCGCCGCCCCAGTGTACTGGGAATGGGATTGGGGATAGGGCTAGCCCTGACCCTCTGGTACGGGGTGTTTGGCTATCATGTCCTGCAAATTGGCCTATGGTTGCTGGCATTGCTGTTGGTGGGCCTGTATCTGGCGCAGTTTCCCCCTGCTCAGCCCATTTGGGATCCCGCTAAGATGAACTGGCGACGGGAATTGCTTCATCTGGGCCTGTTGGCTTTGGTTTTTATCCCGATTTACCTCTACGATTCCGCCAACATCCCTTTTCAGGTGAATACCGACGAGATTGTGATCACCTCCATGTCTCGTAATGCCTCGGGGGTGCGCTTTCCCGATGTGTTTGGCCTAATGCCGGACTATTTTTACTTTCCCCGCTTTATGTTCAGCCTCTTCGGCGGGCTGACCCGGTTAATGGGGGGAGTGACCTTAACCCATATGCGCATGGTGCATGCCAACTTTGGGGTGATCACTATCCTGGTGGCCTATGGGTTCTTCCGGGCTTTTTGGGGATCCCGTTTGGCCTTGGCGGGGGCGGCTCTGCTGGGATCCAACCATGCCCTGCTAGGCATTAGTCGCATGGCGATGCGGGAAAACCTGATTGTGTTGGTGGAGTGTGCTGCACTCGGGCTGATTTTGAAGGGGGTACGGGAGAAGAACCCTCTGTTGCTGTATTTAGGGGGAGCGGCGGCGGGCTTCTCCTTGTATGGCTATTTGCCGGGGCGGGTGGTGATCCTGCTGGGGCTGCTGTTTGGGGGCATGTACTTGCTATTGGGCCGAGAAGATCTCAAGGGCGGGGATCCACAGGAGAATCCCTTTTGGGCCTTAACCAAGTTGACAGTACCGGCAGCCTTGGGCTTTTTTCTCATGGCAGCCCCCATTTTGGTGGCTACAGCCACTTCCCCTTCTGTAAGTGCCGAATATTCTCGCCAGCAATTTCTTTTTTCCCCGGAGGGGCAAGCGCTGCAACAGATGTGGGTTAATGCAGCAACCCCAGGGGAAGCGGTGCGGCGCAACATCTTGAATGGTCTCAGCATGTTCAACGATCGCAGCCAGCACGACCGTGGCTACATCTACCCCAATTACGGCCATGCCTTTGTGGATCCCTTAACCGGGGTTCTGATCTGGTTGGGTCTGGGATCCGGCCTGTACCGCATCTTCAAGCGGCGCAGCCAACCGCAAGATTGGCTCTGCCTCAGCAGTTTCCTATTTCTCTATCTGCTCTTTAGCTTCGTCATCACCAAAGCCCCTAACTATACCCGCTTGTTGGTGATTTTGCCTTTTGTCGCTTATCTAACCCTAGAAGGGATCCAAGTCATCCTGCGGGCGCTAGGGGGTGCTTTGGAGCGCTCCGGATCCCGGGCGCGGGGTTGGTTGCCGGGTGCCCTGGGGCTGGGATTGGTTCTCCTGATTGGGGGGGTAAACCTGGCTATTTTCGGCGATTTTGTGCAAAAAGGCTGGAAGAGCGGCAACGATGTCGCTAGCACAGGGCGCTATGTTGAGGCTCGCAAGACGGATCCCAACCATCATTTTTACCTGGCGGCTAGCCCCTCCTACCCCTACTTCAGCTGGGGAGAGCCTTACTTTTGGCAGAGCTGGATCCAATTTTTTGCCGGACGAGAGCAATCGGCAACCGTGTTCCCCCCAGAGGAGTTATCCACCCAGACTTTAGAGCCGCCTTTCACCCTGTTCATGAACCAATGGGTTTGGGATCAACAGGGATCCGACCTGCAGCAGCGCTTTCCCTCCGGACGACTAGAACGGATCCCGGCCGAGCGGGGGCTATGGGCCTTTGAGGTGAGGGATCCCCAGAGAAAACTTTATCCCAGAGTCCATTGACCCACCTGTGGGTTGAGGTTGACGGCCAGCTTGGCGTCTGACGAGTTCCCGTAGGGTGTGATTCATTTGCTCAATCACCCCTGCATCTCGCCACAAACGAAAGTTCGAACTACTACTTCTCGTGCATCCTCTAGGGAAAAGTGATCAGGGGGCTGATGGCGGCTTGTAATTCAGGCAGGTTGTAAAGATAGTGAATTTGGAGGTCGTCGTTATTGAGAATGAGAACCCCTCAATCTGCTGAAACAGGTTTTTTGTTCTCAACAAGGTGTCCTTAGGCACCACCGAGATAGTCCTAATCATTACTCAGAAGGGCACTACCAGCTGAGGCTATGAGTTCTAACGACCCGTCTGAGATTGAGATTGGTGGCATCCGGCTTTCCCGAGCAGACTGGGAGGCGACCCCTGCTAGCGTGCAGGCGTTAGTGGCGACTCTGTTAAGGACGATAGCCCAACAGCAGGAACAGTTAGACCAGCTAACCGAGCAATTTGTGGCGATGAGCGGAGCGGGGCGCATTTCTCACCTGGAAGAGCAGGTGCGCCAAACCTCACAGAATTCGTCTAAACCACCGTCTAGCGAAGGTTTTGGCCAAGCGAAGCGCCCCCCAAGGAAGCCGGGGAAAGGGCGACGGGGGGGACAACTGGGCCATGAGGGCCAGTCACGAGACTTGTACCCTATTGAGGCCTGCGCCGAGGTACTGAACCATATTCCATTGGTCTGCCGGACATGCGGCGTGCCCCTGACGGGAGAGGATAGTGCCCCTTACCAGCATCAAATTGTGGACTTACCTTGTGGACTTACCGCCCATTGAACCTATCGTCATCGAGCACCGACTGCATCAGTTGGCCTGTGAGCATTGCGGCACGCTGACTCGCAGTGTCTTGCCGGAGGGGGTGACTCGCCGGGGGTATGGGGAGCGGTTGAGTGCGCTGGTGGGGT contains:
- a CDS encoding glycosyltransferase family 39 protein, with translation MTVLDTVISSRRPSVLGMGLGIGLALTLWYGVFGYHVLQIGLWLLALLLVGLYLAQFPPAQPIWDPAKMNWRRELLHLGLLALVFIPIYLYDSANIPFQVNTDEIVITSMSRNASGVRFPDVFGLMPDYFYFPRFMFSLFGGLTRLMGGVTLTHMRMVHANFGVITILVAYGFFRAFWGSRLALAGAALLGSNHALLGISRMAMRENLIVLVECAALGLILKGVREKNPLLLYLGGAAAGFSLYGYLPGRVVILLGLLFGGMYLLLGREDLKGGDPQENPFWALTKLTVPAALGFFLMAAPILVATATSPSVSAEYSRQQFLFSPEGQALQQMWVNAATPGEAVRRNILNGLSMFNDRSQHDRGYIYPNYGHAFVDPLTGVLIWLGLGSGLYRIFKRRSQPQDWLCLSSFLFLYLLFSFVITKAPNYTRLLVILPFVAYLTLEGIQVILRALGGALERSGSRARGWLPGALGLGLVLLIGGVNLAIFGDFVQKGWKSGNDVASTGRYVEARKTDPNHHFYLAASPSYPYFSWGEPYFWQSWIQFFAGREQSATVFPPEELSTQTLEPPFTLFMNQWVWDQQGSDLQQRFPSGRLERIPAERGLWAFEVRDPQRKLYPRVH